In Bacteroidales bacterium, a genomic segment contains:
- a CDS encoding LysM peptidoglycan-binding domain-containing protein — protein sequence MLRSWYKKTAFSFLLLAVTLLLVSSAYINPVFTKKTTDPLVINPQYVDSLIKYRAYYPFIRYEINFIEWQNVTAVRNFFQKVSQTGTRKLKILHIGDSHIQADIPSGYIRERLQEVLGYGGRGLIFPYKAAATHAAYDYKTSCTGKWDYNKSIHRDIKYDMGLIGATVYTNDSNASFKITFREGFIRENFTLIKIYCKQDSLSFDLKVKTNQGTSPVHIDCNDVNSGKPYVSFQISNATDTLEVFVNKTEKKQTFFECYGLMIESNDDKGILYCSTGINGAGYRSLLRQNAFGQQLTELQPDLVIIDFGANDFYRGAYNDKDMEANLVKIIDIIQNASPETSILISNAQNIYARRKYNVPQCKDFMEMTKRVAGYRNCAFYDYYNVSGGNLSMNKWLKYGLARNDKVHLSAPGYYIRGELYLNAILNSYACWLQNQEEGLIASNHVIDTLTLKKYFSEDINFTKENTKTQKPVAYNNEEVLETDDNNITYYKIRSGDNLGSIAERFGVKVSQLQYWNGLSGTKIIAGETLIIYKGAAKATPQNPQKESVQGNNKKPVTTATLPANKRKIVYKVNSGDTLWAIAKKYNTSIEIIKQANNLKSDKLSIGQTLIIP from the coding sequence ATGTTACGTTCGTGGTATAAAAAAACAGCATTTTCTTTTTTACTGCTGGCAGTGACTTTACTGCTTGTATCCTCGGCATATATCAACCCTGTTTTTACAAAGAAAACAACAGACCCGCTGGTTATTAACCCGCAATATGTTGATTCGCTTATAAAATATCGTGCATATTATCCTTTTATTCGTTATGAAATTAATTTTATTGAATGGCAGAATGTTACTGCTGTCAGGAATTTTTTTCAGAAAGTGTCACAAACAGGCACAAGAAAACTGAAAATTCTCCACATCGGTGATTCTCATATTCAGGCCGACATACCTTCGGGATATATCCGTGAACGACTTCAGGAAGTTCTTGGTTATGGCGGAAGAGGCTTGATTTTTCCGTATAAGGCAGCCGCAACACATGCAGCTTATGATTATAAAACAAGTTGTACAGGAAAATGGGATTATAATAAAAGCATTCATCGCGACATTAAATACGATATGGGGCTTATTGGCGCAACTGTTTATACAAACGACAGCAATGCTTCTTTTAAGATTACTTTCAGAGAAGGATTTATACGTGAAAACTTTACATTAATAAAAATTTACTGTAAACAAGATTCACTGAGCTTTGACCTTAAAGTAAAAACAAATCAGGGAACTAGCCCGGTGCACATTGATTGTAATGATGTGAATTCCGGAAAACCATATGTGTCGTTTCAGATTTCAAATGCGACAGATACCTTAGAAGTGTTTGTTAATAAAACAGAAAAAAAACAAACCTTTTTTGAATGCTATGGGCTTATGATTGAAAGTAACGATGACAAGGGCATTTTATATTGCAGCACAGGTATCAATGGTGCCGGATATAGAAGTTTATTAAGGCAGAATGCTTTCGGGCAACAACTTACAGAACTGCAGCCAGATTTGGTAATAATTGATTTTGGCGCCAATGACTTCTATCGAGGAGCCTATAACGATAAAGACATGGAAGCAAACCTGGTGAAAATTATTGACATCATACAAAATGCATCCCCTGAAACTTCAATTTTAATTTCAAATGCCCAGAATATTTACGCAAGAAGAAAATACAACGTGCCCCAGTGCAAGGATTTTATGGAAATGACAAAAAGGGTAGCAGGCTATCGCAACTGTGCCTTTTATGATTACTATAATGTCAGCGGAGGAAATTTGTCAATGAATAAATGGTTGAAATACGGCCTGGCGCGCAACGACAAAGTTCATCTTTCCGCTCCGGGTTATTATATTCGCGGAGAATTATATCTGAATGCCATTTTAAACTCTTATGCTTGTTGGCTCCAAAATCAGGAAGAGGGCCTTATCGCTTCTAACCATGTTATTGATACGCTTACTTTAAAAAAGTATTTCAGTGAAGATATCAATTTTACAAAAGAAAACACCAAAACACAAAAGCCTGTTGCCTATAACAATGAAGAAGTGCTTGAAACAGATGATAACAATATCACATATTATAAAATACGTAGCGGAGATAACCTGGGCAGTATTGCAGAACGTTTTGGTGTTAAGGTCAGCCAGTTACAATACTGGAATGGATTGTCGGGGACTAAAATTATTGCCGGAGAAACTTTGATAATCTATAAGGGAGCAGCGAAGGCTACTCCACAAAACCCACAAAAAGAAAGTGTTCAGGGAAATAATAAAAAACCTGTTACTACAGCAACCCTTCCTGCAAATAAAAGAAAAATAGTGTATAAAGTAAATTCCGGAGATACCCTTTGGGCTATTGCAAAAAAATATAATACCAGTATCGAAATAATTAAACAGGCCAACAACCTGAAATCAGATAAACTGAGCATAGGGCAAACATTAATAATACCATAA